One part of the Sporosarcina ureae genome encodes these proteins:
- the tnpC gene encoding IS66 family transposase, giving the protein MRKPDKKTQLTIEELEKKNEQLEQEKKKLEAQMEWYKQQFTLLQQKRFGTSSEKTNKDQFELPLFNEAEVSSAILLVEPTLETINYTRKKRIGRADKLKDLPVETIHYDLSDSEKVCLECDHSMHEMSTQIRKELKIIPAQVTVVEHVQHIYSCRHCEEHAIKTPIKKAEMPNPVIPKGLASPSAIAYVMTQKFADGLPLYRQEKQLERMGIPLNRQTLSNWMLSSTTRWLKPFYDELYRRLREEKVLHADETVLQVLDEPGKRAESKSYMWLYRTGRDSKTPIVLFDYQASRAKENPQKFLKGYQGYLHVDGYAAYESIQNVELAGCWAHARRKFDEALKALKGAPAGAGRTTVAKKGLDFCNRLFAIERKTKDKMPEERLEIRKNDSQPVLDDFLVWLKEQKEIVAPKTATGTAISYTLKQWPKLITFMKDGRIEIDNNRAERSIKPFVIGRKNWLFAVSTRGATSSAIAYSLVETAKENGINPFFYLQFLFEELPQRNLEKVEEFEDLMPWSKTLPKNCYIQSKK; this is encoded by the coding sequence ATGAGAAAACCAGACAAGAAAACCCAACTTACAATTGAAGAGCTCGAGAAGAAGAACGAACAACTCGAGCAAGAGAAGAAAAAGCTTGAGGCTCAGATGGAATGGTACAAGCAACAGTTCACTCTACTCCAACAGAAACGCTTCGGAACTTCTAGTGAGAAGACGAACAAGGACCAGTTTGAATTACCGTTATTCAATGAGGCAGAAGTTTCTTCAGCGATCCTTCTTGTAGAGCCTACGCTTGAGACGATAAACTATACACGCAAGAAGAGAATCGGACGTGCAGATAAGTTGAAAGACCTGCCGGTCGAGACGATTCACTATGACCTCTCTGATTCGGAGAAGGTCTGTTTAGAATGCGATCATTCCATGCACGAGATGAGCACACAGATACGCAAAGAACTGAAGATCATCCCGGCGCAAGTAACAGTTGTCGAACATGTACAGCATATCTACAGTTGTCGTCATTGTGAAGAACATGCGATCAAAACGCCTATTAAGAAAGCTGAGATGCCGAACCCGGTGATCCCGAAGGGATTAGCGTCTCCATCTGCCATTGCATACGTGATGACGCAGAAGTTTGCTGATGGGCTTCCTCTTTATCGACAAGAGAAACAACTCGAACGGATGGGCATTCCATTGAATCGACAGACGCTATCGAACTGGATGCTTTCGAGTACGACGCGATGGCTCAAGCCGTTCTATGATGAACTCTATCGTCGTCTTCGTGAGGAAAAGGTTCTCCATGCGGACGAAACTGTCCTGCAAGTTCTCGACGAACCAGGGAAAAGGGCGGAATCAAAATCCTATATGTGGCTTTATCGGACAGGTAGAGACTCTAAGACACCGATCGTACTCTTTGATTATCAAGCAAGTCGTGCCAAAGAGAATCCGCAAAAGTTTTTAAAAGGCTACCAGGGTTATCTCCATGTGGATGGCTATGCAGCCTACGAGTCTATTCAAAATGTGGAGCTCGCTGGCTGCTGGGCCCATGCTCGCCGTAAATTCGATGAGGCACTCAAGGCATTAAAAGGTGCGCCAGCTGGTGCAGGTCGAACGACGGTCGCTAAAAAGGGACTCGATTTCTGCAACCGATTGTTCGCAATTGAACGCAAGACGAAAGATAAAATGCCTGAAGAACGACTTGAAATAAGGAAAAACGACAGTCAGCCTGTGCTGGATGATTTTTTGGTATGGCTAAAAGAACAAAAAGAAATTGTCGCTCCGAAGACTGCAACTGGGACTGCCATCTCCTATACGCTTAAACAATGGCCTAAACTGATAACATTTATGAAAGATGGTCGTATCGAGATCGACAATAATCGAGCAGAGCGATCAATAAAACCTTTCGTAATCGGTAGAAAAAACTGGCTTTTTGCAGTTTCCACAAGAGGTGCTACTTCAAGTGCAATCGCCTATAGTCTCGTAGAGACCGCAAAAGAGAATGGCATAAACCCCTTCTTCTACCTGCAGTTCCTTTTCGAAGAACTTCCTCAACGTAATCTTGAAAAAGTCGAGGAGTTTGAAGACTTGATGCCTTGGTCGAAGACCTTACCAAAGAATTGTTATATCCAGTCAAAGAAATAG
- the tnpA gene encoding IS66 family insertion sequence element accessory protein TnpA — MKRKEKEAYWSAKIDEYQNSGLALSEWCETAEVAVHNMKYWLRKQSPVNHTARQETSWVSCVVEESIENSISLKVNHVDIEVTSGYDETLLLQVIRTLRQI; from the coding sequence TTGAAAAGAAAAGAGAAAGAAGCATACTGGTCTGCGAAGATCGATGAATATCAAAACAGTGGACTAGCGCTTTCTGAATGGTGTGAAACTGCAGAGGTTGCCGTGCACAATATGAAGTATTGGCTAAGGAAGCAGTCACCAGTTAATCATACCGCACGTCAGGAGACCAGTTGGGTCTCCTGTGTAGTGGAAGAATCGATAGAGAACTCGATTTCCTTGAAAGTAAATCATGTGGATATCGAGGTGACAAGTGGCTATGATGAAACTCTGTTACTTCAAGTGATCCGGACGCTACGTCAGATATGA
- the istA gene encoding IS21 family transposase, whose protein sequence is MVNCRKILELYFDGISQRTISSSTGHSRNTVSEVVQRAKKHGLESLNGTTTNRWLEELLFPEKQASEKGYFPVEWEKVHKELQKKNVTLALLHYEYAVGAREGGKIPYAYRTFCEKYGKYARKYKLTMPIRRKPGEIMEVDWAGSTLHVTDRFTGERIPAYIFIATLPYSQFSYVEAFLDMKSPNWLSAHIRAYEYFDGVPETLVPDNLKTGVIKAQRIEPLLNEAYRELADYYRTIIVPSRVRKPKDKASVEGTVGFISRQIIASLRNYQCFHLEDLNKRIHEKLEEINEIDFQKRPGSRKKIFEEEEKSHLQPLPPNRYKLAEWKTAKVQLNYHIQVDRMYYSVPYEYVREQVDVRLSADLLEVYFKEVRIASHKRLCGEVGQFSTNTDHMPDNHRAYLEHTPENNQKWAESIGPFMERLVAYILKHNPEKKALTILSSLRNVSTKHTKEELEAAIQTLLEISTNPTIPVLKGILDRRNKRKPKDHNPINRHENHGFTRGAKYFGGESK, encoded by the coding sequence GTGGTTAATTGTCGCAAAATCCTCGAACTGTATTTTGACGGAATCAGTCAGCGCACCATTAGTTCTAGCACTGGTCATTCCCGAAATACGGTTTCCGAGGTAGTTCAGCGTGCCAAGAAACACGGCTTAGAAAGTTTGAACGGCACGACGACCAACCGATGGTTGGAGGAGCTTCTCTTTCCTGAGAAGCAGGCAAGTGAAAAGGGATACTTCCCTGTCGAGTGGGAGAAGGTGCATAAAGAGTTGCAAAAAAAGAATGTCACTCTAGCTTTATTGCATTATGAGTATGCGGTAGGAGCACGTGAAGGTGGGAAAATACCTTATGCGTACAGAACATTCTGCGAAAAGTATGGGAAATACGCAAGAAAGTATAAATTGACCATGCCTATTCGCCGAAAGCCAGGTGAAATCATGGAAGTGGATTGGGCAGGCTCGACCCTGCATGTAACCGATCGGTTCACCGGGGAACGCATTCCTGCGTATATCTTTATCGCGACCTTGCCTTACAGTCAATTCAGCTATGTAGAGGCATTTCTGGATATGAAGTCGCCCAATTGGTTGTCTGCTCATATTAGAGCGTATGAGTATTTTGATGGGGTGCCGGAAACTTTGGTACCTGACAATCTAAAAACAGGAGTGATTAAAGCTCAACGAATAGAGCCTCTCCTCAATGAAGCCTATCGCGAATTGGCAGATTACTATCGGACCATCATTGTGCCCAGTCGAGTTCGAAAACCAAAAGACAAGGCCAGTGTGGAAGGAACAGTAGGATTCATCTCACGCCAAATTATTGCATCTTTACGAAACTATCAATGTTTTCATTTGGAAGATCTTAATAAGCGGATCCATGAAAAACTAGAAGAAATCAACGAAATCGATTTTCAGAAGCGTCCTGGATCACGAAAAAAGATATTTGAGGAAGAGGAGAAATCTCACCTTCAACCACTTCCTCCAAACCGTTACAAACTAGCAGAATGGAAAACAGCTAAGGTTCAACTGAACTACCACATCCAAGTTGATCGCATGTATTATTCCGTTCCGTATGAGTATGTCCGTGAACAGGTCGATGTTCGGTTATCCGCGGATCTACTTGAAGTGTACTTTAAGGAAGTACGAATTGCATCTCACAAACGGTTATGTGGTGAAGTGGGACAGTTTTCGACAAACACAGACCATATGCCAGATAATCACCGAGCATACCTAGAGCATACACCGGAAAATAATCAGAAATGGGCAGAGTCCATCGGACCTTTTATGGAACGATTGGTCGCTTACATTTTAAAGCATAATCCAGAAAAGAAAGCACTCACTATCCTCAGCTCGTTACGAAATGTTTCCACCAAGCATACAAAGGAAGAGCTAGAAGCGGCAATCCAAACATTACTGGAAATTTCCACTAATCCGACCATACCTGTGTTAAAAGGGATTTTGGATAGGCGAAATAAACGCAAGCCAAAAGACCATAACCCGATTAATCGACATGAAAACCACGGCTTTACCCGTGGAGCTAAATACTTTGGAGGGGAAAGCAAATGA
- the istB gene encoding IS21-like element helper ATPase IstB yields MMNQETLRKLTEMKMIAMVELYQQQSQNKDYQAMDFDDRFNLLVDYEYDRRKSNRLERLIKQATFENPTAAIEDIEYHPDRRLDKSLILELATGNYLQNHHNIILMGASGNGKTWIANAFGIHACRQFYKVKYIRLPELLDELAVAKYEADGSFRKVIQKYKKIDLLILDEWLLTELSEEQALHVLEIIESRLKRTSTIFCSQFSPEGWHSKLGQAQIADAILDRIVHDSYKILVDGEISMRERHGLGVRV; encoded by the coding sequence ATGATGAACCAAGAAACATTACGTAAATTAACTGAGATGAAAATGATAGCCATGGTAGAACTATATCAACAACAGAGCCAGAACAAAGATTATCAAGCAATGGATTTTGATGATCGTTTCAACCTGTTGGTTGACTATGAATACGACCGTCGAAAATCTAACCGATTGGAACGATTGATTAAACAGGCAACTTTTGAAAATCCAACAGCAGCCATTGAAGATATTGAATACCATCCAGATCGCCGACTAGATAAGAGTCTTATCTTAGAATTAGCTACAGGGAATTATCTACAAAATCATCACAACATTATTTTAATGGGCGCATCAGGTAATGGGAAAACCTGGATAGCCAATGCGTTTGGTATCCATGCCTGTCGCCAATTTTATAAAGTAAAGTATATCCGATTGCCAGAATTATTGGATGAATTAGCTGTAGCGAAATATGAAGCTGATGGTAGTTTCCGTAAAGTTATTCAAAAATACAAGAAAATTGATCTCTTGATTTTAGATGAATGGTTACTGACAGAGCTTTCTGAAGAGCAAGCCCTTCACGTCTTAGAAATCATTGAATCAAGATTAAAGCGTACATCCACGATATTCTGTTCTCAGTTCTCACCTGAGGGATGGCACTCTAAGTTAGGACAGGCGCAGATAGCAGACGCAATTCTCGATCGCATTGTGCATGATTCCTATAAAATTCTGGTTGATGGGGAAATCTCGATGAGAGAACGTCATGGTTTGGGGGTTAGAGTATGA